One window of Phycisphaeraceae bacterium genomic DNA carries:
- a CDS encoding Rne/Rng family ribonuclease, whose translation MPESRMLINYVPGEECRVAIVEDGKLEEFYAERMSAVSRVGNIYVGRVTNVEPAIQAAFVDFGVGENGFLHVSDLHPRYFPGEDGDTTERVGKKTPRRERPPIQAALKKGMEIAVQVIKEGVGTKGPTLTSYLSIPGRFLVMMPQMDKVGVSRKVEDEEKRVKMREILDQLELPEGFGFIVRTAGMERTKAELKRDLAYLARLWKDMERRRGSGNRPRLLYSESDLLVRCLRDLHSTEMSEVIIDNELALKRASQFLKIVAPRGGAKLKRYAGQTPIYHAFGIEQQIAMMHSREVPLPSGGRLVIDETEALVAIDVNSGRMRDARDAETNAYRANLEAIEEICRQIRLRDVGGLIINDLIDMRDLKRRRDIEQRFKDRLKRDRARTTVLQISAFGILEMTRQRNRASHESQHFADCPTCHGRGLIQRPGSVAADALRELAAMLDHESIAKIEMVVSPRVAGELLSARRRALSRVERTSGKLVEVRVSEAVPLDRVTFYAYDVNGADVEVAKLQHAKKNPDIQDWLDESPLVGEVDIWDEEDESPNEPSEPDYEPTALELEGPGSALAQSDEAESEPAGDQGEAGKRGKRRRRRGGRGRGRQSDESARPQQAAQPSHDSSRSDPPVASEQADSPEHAPSEDGEEPHARTNELGEDRQPGTEGATRKRRRRRRRGGRGRNTDGSQHGPETQSDHPIAGTDENAESRSETPRHSRSDDAQSRSPDEASHSAESPSGENGSPTQAGGGGQRRRKRRRGGRGRGRENGERDGVTAGPQGASPEPSRVSQSAPRPSSNTDQPKPPAPAAKKEGLPRTLYATRRKLSPSEKRAMGPE comes from the coding sequence ATGCCAGAATCGAGAATGCTGATCAACTACGTGCCGGGCGAAGAATGCCGCGTCGCGATCGTTGAGGACGGCAAGCTGGAAGAGTTTTATGCGGAGCGGATGAGCGCGGTCAGCCGCGTCGGGAATATCTACGTCGGTCGTGTGACCAACGTCGAACCGGCGATCCAGGCCGCGTTCGTGGACTTCGGCGTTGGGGAGAACGGCTTCCTGCATGTCTCGGATCTTCATCCGAGGTACTTCCCGGGCGAGGATGGCGACACGACCGAGCGTGTCGGAAAGAAGACCCCGCGGCGCGAACGCCCACCCATCCAGGCAGCCCTGAAGAAGGGCATGGAGATCGCGGTCCAGGTGATCAAAGAGGGTGTCGGCACGAAGGGTCCGACCCTGACCTCGTATCTCTCAATCCCGGGCCGATTCCTCGTGATGATGCCGCAGATGGACAAGGTGGGAGTCTCCCGGAAAGTCGAGGACGAGGAGAAACGCGTGAAGATGCGCGAGATCCTCGATCAACTCGAGCTGCCGGAGGGCTTCGGCTTCATCGTTCGCACGGCGGGCATGGAGCGAACAAAGGCGGAACTGAAGCGAGATCTCGCGTACCTGGCTCGCCTCTGGAAAGACATGGAACGCCGACGCGGCTCGGGCAATCGCCCGCGCTTGCTCTACTCTGAGAGCGATCTTCTCGTCCGATGCCTTCGCGATCTGCACTCCACCGAGATGTCAGAGGTGATCATCGACAACGAACTCGCGCTCAAGCGTGCCAGCCAGTTCCTCAAGATCGTCGCGCCGCGCGGCGGCGCAAAGCTCAAGCGATACGCGGGACAGACCCCCATCTATCACGCCTTCGGGATCGAGCAGCAGATCGCAATGATGCACTCACGCGAGGTGCCACTGCCTTCGGGCGGTCGCCTTGTCATCGATGAGACAGAGGCCCTCGTCGCGATCGACGTGAACTCCGGCCGGATGCGTGACGCACGCGACGCAGAGACCAATGCCTACCGGGCGAATCTCGAGGCAATCGAGGAGATATGCCGGCAGATTCGTCTGCGGGACGTCGGCGGCCTCATCATCAACGATCTGATCGACATGCGCGATCTGAAAAGACGACGCGATATCGAGCAGCGATTCAAGGATCGACTCAAGCGTGATCGCGCTCGAACCACGGTGCTCCAGATCAGCGCGTTCGGCATTCTGGAGATGACCAGGCAGCGGAACCGAGCGAGCCATGAGAGCCAGCATTTCGCAGATTGCCCGACGTGCCACGGAAGAGGGCTGATCCAGCGTCCGGGCTCGGTCGCTGCAGATGCTCTTCGAGAGTTGGCGGCAATGCTCGATCACGAGAGCATCGCGAAGATCGAGATGGTCGTGAGTCCCCGCGTCGCAGGAGAACTCCTCTCTGCTCGGAGGCGGGCACTCTCACGGGTTGAACGCACAAGCGGGAAGCTTGTCGAAGTGCGTGTAAGCGAGGCCGTTCCGCTCGATCGCGTCACCTTCTACGCATACGACGTGAATGGAGCCGACGTCGAGGTCGCCAAGCTCCAGCACGCGAAGAAGAACCCAGACATCCAGGACTGGCTCGACGAGTCTCCCTTGGTCGGCGAAGTCGACATCTGGGACGAAGAGGATGAATCGCCCAACGAGCCATCAGAGCCCGACTACGAGCCCACTGCGTTGGAACTCGAAGGCCCCGGTTCCGCCCTGGCTCAATCCGATGAAGCAGAAAGTGAACCCGCAGGCGACCAAGGAGAAGCCGGGAAGCGCGGCAAGAGACGGCGAAGGAGAGGCGGGCGCGGTCGAGGACGCCAATCGGACGAATCCGCAAGACCGCAGCAGGCGGCTCAACCCTCGCACGATTCTTCTCGAAGCGATCCCCCGGTCGCTTCTGAACAAGCCGACAGTCCCGAACACGCGCCTTCAGAGGATGGCGAAGAGCCGCATGCCCGTACGAATGAACTGGGAGAAGATCGGCAGCCCGGGACGGAAGGAGCCACTCGGAAGCGTCGTCGCAGACGCCGGCGTGGTGGACGGGGTCGGAACACGGACGGCTCGCAGCACGGACCAGAGACGCAATCTGACCACCCAATAGCTGGAACCGATGAGAACGCGGAGAGTCGGTCGGAAACACCGCGCCATTCGCGTTCCGACGATGCCCAATCCCGCAGTCCTGATGAGGCATCCCACTCTGCTGAATCGCCCTCTGGCGAGAATGGCTCACCCACGCAGGCGGGTGGCGGTGGACAGCGGAGGCGCAAACGCCGCCGCGGCGGTCGCGGTCGAGGTCGCGAGAACGGCGAGCGCGACGGCGTAACAGCTGGTCCTCAGGGTGCGTCGCCAGAGCCCTCGCGCGTCTCGCAATCTGCCCCGAGGCCGAGCAGCAACACCGACCAACCCAAGCCACCAGCTCCGGCCGCGAAAAAAGAAGGTCTGCCGCGCACGCTCTATGCAACGCGTCGCAAGCTTTCACCGAGCGAGAAGCGAGCGATGGGTCCTGAGTGA
- the ptsP gene encoding phosphoenolpyruvate--protein phosphotransferase, with product MDPKTLSYHSDSQVEGKPALRAGPEHTPRMEVLKGIAVSQGIVIGRIFVLDADARHIGRHHIQRDAVDTELSRLDLALRKSREELASVFKDAETVMGEDAAKVFLFHQGMLGDKSLIGPIRAMISSECVSAEHAVSHVLGEWSERFARMPDTAFRSKVNDLEDLQERILTHLTGERRCQLAQVPPGTVVIARDLTPTQAISFDRSRVLAFATDLGGKTSHTAIVARALGIPAVVGCQTLTRLAMDASSIIIDGDRGVVILEPNEETLDDYKAAIKKRQRARVTVGEDARLPAYTLDKAPVQVLGNIEFPQEIPSLLDEGGEGVGLYRTEFLYLASATEPTEEDHFAAYERCVKLLNGKPLVIRTVDLGADKYTQERTEVPERNPFLGLRSIRYCLRSIPMFKTQLRAILRASALGPIKVMFPLITTTNELRHAKLIVHDVMEDLEEEGIPFDRNLKLGMMVEVPAAALMADTFAREVDFFSIGTNDLIQYTLAVDRTNERVAGMYNPLNPAVLRLIRDTIRAARRHEIDVSLCGEAGGDPEIALLLIGMGLRTLSVSAPAIAPLKRLIRGVSMTQCERLARKAFSFDSDVQVAAYLRDRARKIVPEAFDGRSVDDADPGSGRDPV from the coding sequence ATGGACCCGAAGACCCTCAGCTACCATTCAGATTCGCAGGTCGAGGGCAAACCTGCCCTGCGGGCCGGCCCGGAGCACACACCACGGATGGAAGTTCTCAAGGGCATCGCGGTATCGCAGGGCATCGTCATCGGACGCATCTTCGTCCTCGATGCTGACGCCAGACACATCGGACGGCATCACATCCAGCGAGATGCCGTTGACACAGAACTCTCTCGGCTCGATCTCGCGCTGCGAAAGTCTCGGGAGGAGCTCGCCTCGGTCTTCAAAGACGCCGAGACGGTCATGGGTGAGGACGCGGCCAAGGTCTTCCTCTTCCACCAAGGAATGCTTGGGGATAAATCGCTTATCGGACCTATCCGCGCGATGATCTCGTCAGAGTGTGTCTCTGCGGAGCACGCCGTCAGCCACGTTCTCGGTGAGTGGTCTGAACGGTTCGCGCGGATGCCCGACACGGCTTTCAGATCAAAGGTCAACGATCTTGAGGACCTTCAGGAACGCATACTGACCCATCTCACCGGCGAGCGGCGGTGTCAATTGGCTCAGGTGCCGCCGGGGACGGTTGTCATCGCTCGCGATCTCACGCCGACACAGGCCATTTCATTCGATCGTTCGCGCGTGCTCGCTTTCGCGACCGACCTCGGCGGCAAGACCAGCCACACGGCGATCGTCGCGCGAGCCCTGGGCATACCTGCTGTTGTCGGGTGCCAAACACTGACACGACTCGCCATGGATGCTTCATCGATCATCATCGACGGCGACCGAGGCGTCGTGATCCTGGAGCCAAACGAAGAGACGCTCGACGATTACAAGGCAGCCATCAAGAAGCGTCAGCGCGCACGCGTCACTGTCGGTGAGGACGCCCGACTCCCCGCCTACACGCTCGACAAAGCGCCGGTCCAAGTCCTCGGGAACATCGAGTTTCCGCAGGAAATACCCTCACTTCTTGATGAGGGCGGCGAGGGTGTGGGCCTCTATCGAACCGAATTTCTCTATCTCGCCAGTGCGACCGAGCCAACCGAGGAGGACCACTTCGCGGCGTACGAACGCTGCGTGAAACTGCTGAACGGAAAGCCGCTTGTCATCAGAACAGTGGACCTCGGAGCTGACAAGTACACACAGGAACGCACAGAAGTTCCTGAGCGAAACCCGTTTCTCGGCTTGCGCTCCATCCGCTACTGCCTGCGCTCGATCCCGATGTTCAAGACGCAGCTCCGAGCGATCCTACGAGCATCAGCCCTCGGACCGATCAAGGTCATGTTCCCCCTCATCACAACGACAAACGAGCTGCGACATGCCAAGCTCATCGTTCATGATGTCATGGAGGATCTTGAGGAAGAGGGCATTCCCTTTGACCGCAACCTGAAGCTGGGCATGATGGTCGAGGTCCCCGCCGCAGCCCTGATGGCCGACACCTTCGCCCGTGAGGTTGATTTCTTCTCAATCGGAACGAATGACCTCATCCAGTACACGCTTGCTGTCGATCGGACCAATGAGCGGGTCGCGGGGATGTACAACCCCCTCAATCCGGCAGTGCTCCGGCTCATCCGGGACACTATCCGTGCCGCACGCCGTCACGAGATCGACGTCTCGCTCTGTGGAGAGGCGGGAGGGGACCCCGAGATCGCCCTTTTGCTCATCGGCATGGGATTGCGTACCCTCTCGGTCTCAGCACCCGCGATCGCCCCTTTGAAGAGACTGATCCGCGGCGTGTCAATGACCCAATGCGAACGCCTGGCCAGAAAGGCCTTCTCGTTCGATTCCGATGTCCAAGTCGCGGCTTATCTCCGCGACAGGGCTCGAAAGATTGTCCCAGAGGCCTTCGACGGGCGTTCCGTCGATGACGCGGATCCAGGTTCGGGTAGAGACCCGGTCTGA
- the rho gene encoding transcription termination factor Rho, translated as METVTGILDVPKSGDGRLRQQSDFGPVETPGDPIVPLSIIERLKLRPGLRVTADVELTRSKRRRGRPGPRPVRAMVQSVVSVEGGAPDSLVSSKPFEELTSIDPQPRLTLEYPGCPASCRLIDLFCPIGRGQRGLIVSPPKAGKTTLLKDISIAVLRNHPDVDLIVLLVDERPEEVTDFRRTFASISGVDPMRASVLASSNDHDISRHISISLFCMERCRRMVEVGRHVVVVMDSLTRLARSFNRSSRYASSGRTMSGGIDSKALELPKQIFGSARNTEEAGSLTILASCLIDTGSQGDQVIFEEFKGTGNMELILDRKIAERRLFPAINLAASGTRKEQLLTPENELKTMTALRRRMLSMPPHVQVEQLLNALKRFPTNESLASGAGGGTGTTTD; from the coding sequence ATGGAAACTGTGACCGGTATCCTCGATGTGCCAAAGAGTGGCGATGGCAGGTTGCGCCAGCAGTCTGACTTCGGACCGGTCGAGACACCGGGAGACCCGATAGTCCCACTTTCGATCATCGAGCGGCTCAAGCTGCGCCCGGGGCTTCGCGTGACCGCAGATGTTGAGTTGACACGCTCGAAGCGTCGCCGGGGCAGGCCTGGCCCTCGCCCGGTACGCGCGATGGTGCAGAGTGTCGTCTCGGTCGAGGGTGGAGCGCCCGACTCACTCGTATCGTCAAAACCTTTTGAGGAACTCACATCGATCGATCCGCAGCCGCGATTGACACTCGAGTATCCGGGGTGTCCGGCTTCGTGCCGCCTGATCGATCTCTTCTGCCCTATCGGCAGGGGGCAGCGGGGGCTGATTGTCTCGCCTCCTAAAGCGGGCAAGACAACACTGTTGAAGGACATCTCCATAGCGGTGCTCAGGAATCACCCGGATGTGGATCTCATCGTTCTCTTGGTGGATGAGCGACCCGAAGAAGTCACCGACTTTCGACGCACCTTTGCCTCGATCTCCGGCGTAGATCCCATGCGAGCTTCGGTGCTCGCATCGAGCAACGACCACGATATCTCCAGGCACATCAGCATCAGTCTGTTTTGCATGGAGCGTTGCCGCAGGATGGTGGAAGTCGGCAGACACGTCGTCGTCGTCATGGACTCGCTGACCCGGCTGGCCAGGTCATTCAACAGGTCGAGCAGGTACGCATCCAGTGGCAGAACAATGTCGGGCGGCATCGACTCAAAGGCACTCGAACTTCCTAAGCAAATCTTCGGTTCCGCTCGGAACACCGAGGAGGCAGGGTCATTGACGATCCTCGCCTCATGTCTGATCGACACCGGTTCCCAGGGTGATCAGGTGATCTTCGAGGAGTTCAAGGGCACCGGGAACATGGAGCTCATTCTCGATCGAAAGATCGCCGAGAGACGCCTCTTTCCGGCGATCAATCTGGCTGCAAGCGGGACGAGAAAGGAGCAGCTTCTCACACCTGAGAACGAGCTCAAGACGATGACTGCTTTGCGTCGTCGCATGCTCTCGATGCCACCCCATGTTCAGGTCGAGCAGCTTCTGAACGCACTCAAGCGCTTCCCGACAAACGAGTCGCTCGCGAGCGGTGCGGGAGGCGGAACCGGGACAACCACTGATTGA
- a CDS encoding ferrous iron transport protein A: MEQGQIGVITRTLLQEQDAALLRAMGLRPNTRIRVCQTGGPWIIEVRRSGGACSRIGLADAIAEHIHVGPL; this comes from the coding sequence ATGGAGCAGGGCCAGATCGGGGTGATTACGAGGACGCTCCTTCAAGAGCAAGATGCCGCCCTGCTGCGGGCGATGGGGCTCAGACCGAACACCAGGATCCGAGTCTGCCAGACGGGTGGTCCTTGGATCATCGAAGTGAGGCGGAGCGGGGGGGCGTGCAGCCGAATCGGGCTTGCGGATGCGATCGCGGAACATATCCACGTGGGACCGCTCTGA
- a CDS encoding ferrous iron transporter B, producing the protein MSTEVGQNEVRPRTAESSRVALLGNPNTGKTTLFNRLCGARQKTSNFPGTTQEARVGLVRADDHGAMELIDLPGVYSIELEMTEASLCRGMISGDIALRGERLAPPDVICVVIDATDLGRGLVLVGEALRRRLPTVVAINMVDLARRRGVHADEGKLADILGCAVVVCSARTGEGLERLLSEMAQAAIPNRTPPGDAQGLERWADEVFAEVALGDERDEASTITDRLDKAFTHPVAGVATFAIVMALMFYVIFKLATYPMDLVDGLFASLADGVRRVLPDGILADLLAGGVIGGVGATVIFVPQICLLFFMISLLEDTGYLARAAFVMDRVLRPFGLSGHSFVPLLSSHACALPGIMSARAVPDRKDRLATILVAPFMTCSARIPVYVLLTTILFRDRPAMGAIAFVGCYALGILAALGSAMLVRRTILRGKSRPMALELPSYKVPSLSTALLTTLDRGLVFLKKAGSTILAISIVLWWLSTYPIVEPPSVATDLRDRSAAMVATAGDDSPDALHESEMLLAEAARLEAIHATRMSFAGRLGRGIEPLFRPLGFDWQLSVGVLSSFAAREVFVSTMAVMLTGEEDAETDGILDRLARATREDGVTPVFTVAVSWALLVYYVLAMQCLPTLAVTAKESGSVKWAGLQLVWMCAVAYLAAMIVYQSLLMVGVR; encoded by the coding sequence ATGTCCACCGAGGTCGGCCAGAACGAAGTGCGCCCGCGAACCGCTGAGTCGTCGCGAGTTGCCCTTTTGGGCAATCCCAACACCGGCAAGACCACGCTCTTCAACCGCCTCTGCGGGGCTCGACAGAAGACGAGCAACTTCCCCGGTACGACTCAAGAGGCCCGTGTCGGATTGGTCCGAGCCGATGATCACGGTGCGATGGAGTTGATCGATCTGCCGGGTGTGTACTCCATTGAGCTGGAAATGACCGAGGCCTCGCTGTGCCGCGGCATGATCTCAGGCGATATCGCGCTTCGGGGCGAGCGATTGGCACCTCCCGACGTGATCTGTGTCGTGATCGACGCCACCGATCTTGGACGCGGGCTCGTGCTCGTCGGTGAGGCGCTTCGCAGGCGTCTGCCAACCGTTGTTGCGATCAACATGGTCGATCTTGCGCGCCGCCGCGGGGTGCACGCGGACGAGGGCAAGCTGGCCGATATTCTGGGATGCGCCGTGGTGGTGTGCAGCGCGCGCACCGGGGAGGGGCTCGAACGCCTGCTCAGTGAGATGGCCCAGGCCGCGATCCCGAATAGAACGCCCCCGGGCGATGCTCAGGGGCTCGAGCGGTGGGCCGATGAGGTCTTTGCGGAAGTCGCTCTCGGTGATGAACGCGACGAAGCGAGCACCATCACGGATCGATTGGACAAGGCGTTTACTCATCCCGTGGCAGGTGTGGCGACTTTCGCGATCGTGATGGCGTTGATGTTCTATGTCATCTTCAAGTTAGCCACATACCCGATGGATCTCGTTGACGGCCTGTTCGCATCTCTCGCCGACGGAGTCCGGCGCGTGCTTCCAGACGGCATTCTTGCCGATCTCCTAGCTGGCGGCGTTATCGGCGGGGTGGGGGCCACCGTCATCTTTGTGCCACAGATCTGCCTGCTGTTCTTCATGATTTCGCTGCTTGAGGACACCGGCTATCTCGCGCGAGCCGCGTTTGTGATGGACCGTGTGCTAAGGCCATTTGGTCTCTCCGGGCACTCCTTTGTGCCCCTGCTTTCGAGCCACGCGTGCGCGCTCCCCGGGATCATGTCTGCACGCGCGGTGCCCGACCGGAAAGATCGTCTGGCGACGATACTCGTCGCGCCCTTCATGACGTGCTCCGCTCGCATCCCGGTTTATGTGCTGTTGACGACGATTCTCTTCCGGGATCGACCAGCGATGGGAGCGATCGCGTTTGTCGGGTGTTACGCGTTGGGCATCCTCGCGGCTCTGGGCAGCGCAATGCTCGTGCGTCGCACCATCCTTCGTGGCAAGAGCCGTCCGATGGCACTTGAGCTGCCGAGTTACAAGGTGCCGTCTCTCTCGACTGCGTTGCTGACGACGCTGGATCGTGGGCTGGTCTTCCTGAAGAAGGCGGGGAGCACGATCCTCGCCATCTCGATCGTGCTCTGGTGGCTCTCGACGTATCCCATCGTCGAGCCCCCGTCGGTCGCGACAGACCTTCGCGATCGCTCTGCCGCCATGGTTGCGACTGCCGGCGATGACTCGCCGGACGCGCTTCACGAATCTGAGATGCTCCTGGCAGAGGCCGCTCGGCTGGAGGCAATCCACGCGACCCGTATGTCGTTTGCTGGGCGGCTTGGCAGAGGGATCGAGCCCCTCTTTCGCCCGCTCGGCTTCGATTGGCAGTTGTCTGTCGGCGTGTTGAGCAGTTTCGCGGCTCGTGAGGTGTTCGTCTCAACGATGGCGGTGATGCTCACCGGCGAAGAAGATGCCGAGACCGACGGAATTCTCGATCGCCTCGCCCGAGCGACTCGTGAAGATGGAGTGACGCCGGTCTTCACGGTCGCCGTGAGTTGGGCCCTCCTTGTCTACTACGTGCTGGCGATGCAGTGTCTGCCGACGCTCGCAGTGACGGCGAAGGAGTCCGGCTCGGTCAAATGGGCGGGCTTGCAACTCGTGTGGATGTGCGCGGTGGCCTACTTGGCGGCAATGATCGTGTACCAATCTCTCTTGATGGTCGGTGTCAGGTGA